The genomic region ACCGATGGCCGCGTCCTGCCCACAGGTATCGACGGCCAGATGCCTGAACGCAATGTGCCCACCCTGATCAACCGGGCCTACGGCACGATTTATTTCTACGACGGCAGGGCTACTTCCCTCGAAGAACAGGCACTCATCCCCATCCAGAGCCCCACAGAAATGGGCAACACCCTCGAGCATGTCGTCTCCACCTTATCAGCCATCTCTGGGTACCGTACCCACTTCAAAGCCGCATTTGGGGACAGCACCATCACACCCGACCACATCGCCAAAGCCTTAGCCGCTTTCGAACGCACGCTCATCTCTGGCGAATCGCCCTACGATTTGTTCGAATACGGCGGTCCCAAAGGCTCCATGTCCGAATCCGCCATCCGGGGCCTGCGTCTCTTTCGCACCAAAGCGCGCTGCACACTCTGCCACATGGGATTCAACTACACAGACGAAGACTTTCACAACATCGGTACGAGCTGGGACCGCGCTGATCTTTCCACTTACGAAAAAACCGGCAACCTGAAAGACATCAAAGGCATCGATCCCGGGCGTTATGAGCAAACCCAAAAGTTAGAACACTTTGGCGCAATGAAAACACCTACCCTGCGCGAAATCGCGCGCACAGCCCCCTATATGCACGACGGCAGCATCAAAACCCTGAAAGAAATCATCGAATTTTACGACAAAGGCGGTAATCCCAATCCCTTCCTCGACGAATTGATTACCCCCCTCAACCTCACAGACGCCGAAAAACAAGACCTGATCGCCTTCCTCAAAGCACTCAACGGCATCAACTGGCTCCACATCGAACCGCCATTTAAGTTTCCGGAGTAACCGACCACGCGCACGCCCGGCTCCAATCACTCCACACCCCTTGTGCATTTCGCGCGCGCACGCGCCAATAATATCGCTCGCCCGGGTTCAACAGCCCAGCAAACTGCGGTTGCCAGCGCGTCTTCCCCGCATATGCCGTGCGACTCACATATCGGTCAAAAGTGGGACACACGCACCACCGGAAATCCGGGTACCTGCTCACCTGGACGTGATAATCATCCACCTCTGACCCATTTCCCTCAGGGCTTTTCCAGCGAAACTCAAAATCCGTCTGATCCAACTCTGCGCCATCATCCGGAAACACCGGCTCGGGTACCTCCGGCGGTTTAATACAATGCTCCTCCCGCCATCCATAGATTATCCGAACATTCCGCTTACCCTTTGTCTCATCTCGATATTGAATGTGATTTTCACCACATAACAGCGATGGCAAAGATCGCGTCGCACACTGCAAATCCGTATCAAACCAAATTTTATCCACCCCTACATCCTCGGCATTCGCACCAGCCCACATCGCCACCTGAACATAATATTCATACAGCGGTCCAACCCGCCATCCCGGATCCCAATCTCCCCGCCAGTCGAACAAAGCCGGATTCAAATACCAGTCCAGATCCACACATTCACTTGCCCGATGTCCCGCTGCCACCCAGACCGACCGCCAGTCCTTTCCATCCCGAGACAGCAACACCTCAAGTCCGTCTTCCCTGCTCGCCCGTCTGTAGGACAAACCCACTCTCGCTCCGGCAATTGGATATGGCGAATGTATCTTCCAGATCATTTGGGAAACGCTTTGATCTTGAATCGGATGAACAGCTGGCAACTTCCCCGACGTTTCTTGCACCACATTCACCTGCTGTTCTAATCCTCTCAGCGCCAGCGGAGTTCGCAGATCGGGCCGATAGACCAGCTTGCCATTGGAATACCGCACCTCGGGATGTAACCGACGCCCCCGCACCACTGTCTTACCCACCTGATCCCAATAGCGCACCAGCTTCTCGCCCGGGCGCAAGCGCATCGCCATCGTATGGGGTAGCGGCAACTGCGTCGTATCCTGTTGCACACGGCCATCTCCCCGAGTCCAAGCAGCACTCGGATTGGTCGGATACACAAATTCCCGATTCTTGAACTGCGCGCTGTAATAATCCTTCTCCGCCAGATCCTTTCCCGCCAGTCCCAGGTTCCGGTGCGACCTGCTCATCAATTCTGGATCCCGCGCCAGATCAGCCACACTGGCCACCGTGCGGTTATCCCGTTTTAAGAAAAACACCATCTGATCCGTATCGAGCAAATGCCACGCCCCATTTGCCCACGCTTCAAAAATCGTATGGCTGCACTGCCGCCCCCGACCGTGCCCATCCAGAATACCGTCAACCCATACCTCGCGC from Gemmatimonadota bacterium harbors:
- a CDS encoding c-type cytochrome yields the protein TDGRVLPTGIDGQMPERNVPTLINRAYGTIYFYDGRATSLEEQALIPIQSPTEMGNTLEHVVSTLSAISGYRTHFKAAFGDSTITPDHIAKALAAFERTLISGESPYDLFEYGGPKGSMSESAIRGLRLFRTKARCTLCHMGFNYTDEDFHNIGTSWDRADLSTYEKTGNLKDIKGIDPGRYEQTQKLEHFGAMKTPTLREIARTAPYMHDGSIKTLKEIIEFYDKGGNPNPFLDELITPLNLTDAEKQDLIAFLKALNGINWLHIEPPFKFPE
- a CDS encoding fibronectin type III domain-containing protein, with the translated sequence MILKILDTAVNCVTMQVACKDARGMRIYRADRADGVFKEVGVAREDRFVDAADLLPGKTYYYIAVGSAQYLEQDELGDLESVEAHVPRTPCEKQVELTEKAEVFEVRMGGYVDESNAVTLGPEVYCPGPNSSMPPYDQVFEPNLYVVIENTGETDLVNPWLVANGQRDWWSVEAMAKEAIGGRDLDEEERMMALWQFVVDEVYDSRCGMSWYDDVSDPVKLFNAYGFEGCIGYAIATSRLGEVMGVKSREVWVDGILDGHGRGRQCSHTIFEAWANGAWHLLDTDQMVFFLKRDNRTVASVADLARDPELMSRSHRNLGLAGKDLAEKDYYSAQFKNREFVYPTNPSAAWTRGDGRVQQDTTQLPLPHTMAMRLRPGEKLVRYWDQVGKTVVRGRRLHPEVRYSNGKLVYRPDLRTPLALRGLEQQVNVVQETSGKLPAVHPIQDQSVSQMIWKIHSPYPIAGARVGLSYRRASREDGLEVLLSRDGKDWRSVWVAAGHRASECVDLDWYLNPALFDWRGDWDPGWRVGPLYEYYVQVAMWAGANAEDVGVDKIWFDTDLQCATRSLPSLLCGENHIQYRDETKGKRNVRIIYGWREEHCIKPPEVPEPVFPDDGAELDQTDFEFRWKSPEGNGSEVDDYHVQVSRYPDFRWCVCPTFDRYVSRTAYAGKTRWQPQFAGLLNPGERYYWRVRARNAQGVWSDWSRACAWSVTPET